A part of Numenius arquata chromosome 16, bNumArq3.hap1.1, whole genome shotgun sequence genomic DNA contains:
- the LOC141472317 gene encoding septin-2 isoform X1, which yields MSQSGEKVKFSDSAGYVGFANLPNQVHRKSVKKGFEFTLMVVGESGLGKSTLINSLFLTDLYPERYIPGAAEKIERTVQIEASTVEIEERGVKLRLTVVDTPGYGDAINSQDCFKTIIQYIDNQFERYLHDESGLNRRHIIDNRVHCCFYFISPFGHGLKPLDVEFMKALHGKVNIVPVIAKADTLTLKERERLKRRVLDEISEHGIRIYQLPDADSDEDEEFKEQTRVLKASIPFAVIGSNQLIEVKGKKIRGRLYPWGVVEVENPEHNDFLKLRTMLVTHMQDLQEVTQDLHYENFRSERLKRTGKPVEEEVVDKDRILQQKEAELRRMQEMIAQMQAQMRMKPGDD from the exons ATGTCTCAGTCAGGTGAAAAAGTAAAG TTTTCCGACTCGGCAGGCTATGTGGGGTTCGCTAACCTGCCCAACCAGGTTCACAGGAAATCTGTGAAGAAGGGCTTTGAATTCACACTGATGGTGGTCG GTGAGTCTGGCTTGGGAAAATCCACTTTAATTAACAGTCTGTTCCTGACTGATCTTTATCCAGAACGTTATATTCCTGGAGCTGCAG agaaaatagagAGAACTGTTCAAATTGAAGCTTCTACAGTAGAGATAGAGGAGCGAGGGGTGAAACTGCGTTTAACAGTGGTTGACACACCAGGATATGGAGATGCCATTAACAGCCAGGACTG CTTCAAAACAATAATCCAGTACATTGACAACCAGTTTGAGAGGTACCTCCATGATGAGAGCGGTCTGAACAGGCGCCACATTATAGACAACAGAGTCCATTGCTGTTTTTACTTCATCTCGCCCTTTGGCCATGG GCTGAAACCTTTAGATGTAGAATTCATGAAGGCTCTTCATGGAAAAGTGAACATTGTCCCTGTGATTGCCAAGGCTGACACGCTGACGCTGAAGGAGAGAGAGCGGCTGAAGAGAAGG GTTCTGGATGAGATTTCTGAACATGGCATTAGGATCTATCAGCTCCCTGATGCAGATTCTGATGAAGATGAGGAGTTTAAAGAACAAACCAGAGTTTTAAAG GCTAGCATTCCCTTCGCTGTCATTGGATCCAACCAACTTATTgaggtgaaagggaaaaaaatcagaggcCGTCTGTATCCCTGGGGAGTTGTTGAAGTTGAAAATCCAGAGCACAACGATTTCCTGAAGTTACGCACAATGCTGGT AACGCACATGCAGGACCTGCAGGAGGTGACCCAGGATCTGCACTATGAGAACTTCCGCTCAGAGAGGCTAAAACGCACTGGCAA GCCTGTTGAAGAGGAAGTGGTAGACAAGGATAGAATCCTCCAGCAGAAAGAGGCTGAG ctgcGCCGCATGCAGGAGATGATTGCACAGATGCAAGCCCAAATGAGGATGAAGCCTGGTGATGATTAA
- the LOC141472317 gene encoding septin-2 isoform X2, which produces MVVGESGLGKSTLINSLFLTDLYPERYIPGAAEKIERTVQIEASTVEIEERGVKLRLTVVDTPGYGDAINSQDCFKTIIQYIDNQFERYLHDESGLNRRHIIDNRVHCCFYFISPFGHGLKPLDVEFMKALHGKVNIVPVIAKADTLTLKERERLKRRVLDEISEHGIRIYQLPDADSDEDEEFKEQTRVLKASIPFAVIGSNQLIEVKGKKIRGRLYPWGVVEVENPEHNDFLKLRTMLVTHMQDLQEVTQDLHYENFRSERLKRTGKPVEEEVVDKDRILQQKEAELRRMQEMIAQMQAQMRMKPGDD; this is translated from the exons ATGGTGGTCG GTGAGTCTGGCTTGGGAAAATCCACTTTAATTAACAGTCTGTTCCTGACTGATCTTTATCCAGAACGTTATATTCCTGGAGCTGCAG agaaaatagagAGAACTGTTCAAATTGAAGCTTCTACAGTAGAGATAGAGGAGCGAGGGGTGAAACTGCGTTTAACAGTGGTTGACACACCAGGATATGGAGATGCCATTAACAGCCAGGACTG CTTCAAAACAATAATCCAGTACATTGACAACCAGTTTGAGAGGTACCTCCATGATGAGAGCGGTCTGAACAGGCGCCACATTATAGACAACAGAGTCCATTGCTGTTTTTACTTCATCTCGCCCTTTGGCCATGG GCTGAAACCTTTAGATGTAGAATTCATGAAGGCTCTTCATGGAAAAGTGAACATTGTCCCTGTGATTGCCAAGGCTGACACGCTGACGCTGAAGGAGAGAGAGCGGCTGAAGAGAAGG GTTCTGGATGAGATTTCTGAACATGGCATTAGGATCTATCAGCTCCCTGATGCAGATTCTGATGAAGATGAGGAGTTTAAAGAACAAACCAGAGTTTTAAAG GCTAGCATTCCCTTCGCTGTCATTGGATCCAACCAACTTATTgaggtgaaagggaaaaaaatcagaggcCGTCTGTATCCCTGGGGAGTTGTTGAAGTTGAAAATCCAGAGCACAACGATTTCCTGAAGTTACGCACAATGCTGGT AACGCACATGCAGGACCTGCAGGAGGTGACCCAGGATCTGCACTATGAGAACTTCCGCTCAGAGAGGCTAAAACGCACTGGCAA GCCTGTTGAAGAGGAAGTGGTAGACAAGGATAGAATCCTCCAGCAGAAAGAGGCTGAG ctgcGCCGCATGCAGGAGATGATTGCACAGATGCAAGCCCAAATGAGGATGAAGCCTGGTGATGATTAA